In one window of Macadamia integrifolia cultivar HAES 741 chromosome 2, SCU_Mint_v3, whole genome shotgun sequence DNA:
- the LOC122068074 gene encoding endoplasmic reticulum metallopeptidase 1 isoform X2, whose product MARTSGTSSASRRSGSHETVASSSVDEKIHLNERGESPKRSAFLWLALFVLILNGSWGVHHYQYETLPVPLSSDQAGKRGFSEHEAMEHVKALTELGPHPVGSDALDLALQYVLEAAEKITKVAHWEVDVQVDFFHANSGANRLANGLFKGRTLVYSDLKHVVVRILPKYLPEAEGNAILVSSHIDTVFSTEGAGDCSSCVAVMLELARGVSQWANGFKNAVIFLFNTGEEEGLNGAHSFITQHPWSTTVRLAVDLEAMGIGGLSSIFQSGPDPWAIENFAMVAKYPSGQILAQDLYLSGFIKSATDFQVYKEVAGLSGLDFAYSDSSAVYHTKNDKLKLLKPGSLQHLGENMLAFLLQTATSSRFLSDKAIETSEVISQDQAIYFDIMGTYMIVYRQRLASMLQNSVIIQALLIWITSLLMGGYPAAASLGLSFISIIIMWIFSLSSSVLVAFLLPLICSSPLPYIASPWLVIGLFGAPAFIGALTGQHVGYLILQKYLWHAFSKREQKQSPAIQAELIKLEAERWLFKAGSVQWLLILMVGNFYKIGSSYIAVIWLASPAFAYGFLEATLSPVRSPKPLKIVTLLLGITVPIIITAGIFIRLVGTITGIMVLFDRSPGTTPEWLGNVMVAVFVAAIICLTSVYLLSYVHLSDAKRSIFLAMCALFGLTLSLVVSGIVPPFTEDVARAVNVVHVVETTGQYGGNQTPISYISLFSTTPGKLMKEVEHVKEEGFICGKEKVIDFVTFRVEYGCWSSDETLSGWSKADIPTMHVESDVKGDGRSTQILIDTKVSTRWSLAINTLKIADFKVQDELIPVGNKNGIDGWHIIQFSGGKNAPTKFNLTLFWVKNYAELTHKPDAQRRDQHLLLKLRTDVDRLTPKSERVLTKLPPWCSQFGKSTSPNTLAFLSSLPVDF is encoded by the exons ATGGcacgaacatctggcacttcaTCAGCATCCAGACGATCAGGCAGTCATGAAACGGTTGCTTCATCTTCAGTTGATGAGAAAATTCATCTGAATGAACGTGGAGAGAGTCCAAAGAGGTCAGCATTTCTGTGGCTggctttgtttgttttgatcCTCAATGGCTCCTGGGGTGTTCACCATTATCAATATGAGACTCTGCCAGTTCCACTTAGTTCTGATCAGGCAGGCAAAAGGGGTTTCTCAGAACATGAGGCGATGGAGCATGTAAAGGCCTTGACGGAATTGGGTCCTCATCCTGTTGGTtctgatgctcttgatcttgcATTGCAG TATGTTTTGGAAGCAGCTGAAAAGATTACAAAAGTAGCTCACTGGGAGGTTGATGTTCAAGTGGATTTCTTCCATGCAAACTCTGGTGCAAATCGTCTTGCAAATGGGCTATTTAAGGGCAGAACACTTGTTTATTCAGACCTTAAGCATGTAGTCGTGAGAATCCTGCCAAAATATCTACCGGAAGCAGAGGGAAATGCGATTCTGGTTTCTTCTCACATTGATACTGTTTTTTCAAC AGAAGGAGCTGGAGACTGCAGTTCATGTGTGGCTGTTATGTTGGAGCTTGCTCGAGGGGTTTCTCAATGGGCTAACGGGTTTAAGAATGCTGTGATATTTTTGTTCAATACTGGGGAGGAGGAAGGTCTTAATGGTGCTCATAGCTTTATAACACAG CATCCTTGGAGTACTACTGTTCGTTTGGCTGTTGATTTGGAAGCCATGGGTATTGGGGGGCTGTCCAGCATTTTTCAG AGTGGTCCTGATCCCTGGGCTATTGAAAACTTCGCCATGGTAGCAAAATATCCGTCGGGCCAAATCCTTGCACAG GATCTATATCTTTCAGGATTCATAAAATCTGCTACTGATTTCCAAGTGTACAAGGAAGTTGCTGGTCTTTCTGGGCTTGATTTTGCATATTCAGATTCTAGTGCTGTATACCACACAAAG AATGATAAATTAAAGCTTTTGAAGCCTGGCTCCCTTCAGCACCTTGGAGAAAATATGCTTGCCTTTCTGCTTCAGACCGCCACATCATCTCGTTTTCTGTCAGACAAGGCTATTGAAACCAGTGAAGTCATTAGCCAGGACCAGGCTATATATTTTGACATTATG GGGACATACATGATTGTGTATCGTCAACGTCTTGCTAGTATGCTTCAAAATTCAGTCATTATTCAGGCACTTCTAATCTGGATAACGTCATTGCTTATGGGTGGTTATCCTGCTGCTGCATCTCTGGGCTTATCATTTATAAGTATTATCATCATGTGGATATTTTCTCTAAGCTCCTCTGTTCTTGTTGCATTCCTTCTACCTCTCATTTGTTCCTCACCTTTGCCCTATATTGCAAGCCCATGGTTAGTTATTGGCTTGTTTGGGGCACCTGCTTTTATTGGGGCACTAACTGGTCAACATGTGGGTTATCTCATTCTTCAAAAATATCTGTGGCATGCCTTTTCCAAGAGGGAACAGAAGCAATCTCCTGCTATCCAAGCTGAGTTAATCAAGTTGGAGGCTGAAAGGTGGCTCTTTAAGGCTGGCTCTGTTCAGTGGTTACTTATTCTAATGGTGGGAAATTTTTATAAGATTGGATCTTCCTACATAGCTGTCATTTGGCTAGCCTCACCTGCTTTTGCAT ATGGATTTTTAGAAGCAACACTATCTCCAGTCCGATCACCAAAGCCTCTCAAGATTGTAACCCTACTTCTGGGAATTACTGTTCCCATTATAATTACTGCTGGCATATTCATTCGTCTGGTGGGCACAATAACTGGGATTATGGTCCTTTTTGATAG GAGTCCTGGTACCACACCTGAATGGCTGGGCAATGTAATGGTTGCTGTTTTTGTTGCTGCTATTATTTGCCTTACATCAGTATATCTTCTTTCCTATGTTCACCTTTCAG ATGCAAAAAGATCAATCTTTCTTGCAATGTGTGCCCTGTTTGGCCTCACACTCAGTTTAGTTGTGTCTGGAATAGTTCCACCATTCACTGAAGATGTTGCCCGAGCTGTAAAT GTTGTACATGTTGTTGAAACAACAGGACAATATGGGGGGAACCAAACCCCAATTTCATatatttccctattttctacAACTCCTGGGAAATTAATGAAGGAGGTTGAACATGTCAAAGAGGAAGGTTTTATTTGTGGAAAAGAGAAAGTAATTGATTTTGTTACTTTTAGGGTTGAGTATGGTTGCTGGAGTTCTGATGAAACTTTAAGCGGGTGGAGCAAAGCAGACATTCCAACTATGCATGTTGAAAGTGATGTGAAGGGAGATGGAAGGAGCACACAAATTTTAATTGATACAAAAGTTTCTACACGCTGGTCACTGGCAATCAATACACTCAAAATTGCAGATTTTAAGGTTCAAG ATGAGTTGATTCCAGTAGGGAACAAGAACGGAATTGATGGATGGCACATTATTCAGTTTTCTGGggggaagaatgccccaacaaaGTTTAATCTTACTCTCTTCTGGGTAAAAAATTATGCCGAGTTGACCCACAAGCCAGATGCACAGAGAAGGGACCAGCATCTCCTCTTAAAATTAAGAACAGACGTGGACAGACTGACGCCAAAATCTGAAAGAGTACTAACGAAGCTTCCTCCTTGGTGTTCTCAGTTTGGTAAGTCGACTTCTCCCAACACATTAGCTTTCTTAAGTAGTCTTCCTGTTGATTTCTAG
- the LOC122068074 gene encoding endoplasmic reticulum metallopeptidase 1 isoform X3: MVAKYPSGQILAQDLYLSGFIKSATDFQVYKEVAGLSGLDFAYSDSSAVYHTKNDKLKLLKPGSLQHLGENMLAFLLQTATSSRFLSDKAIETSEVISQDQAIYFDIMGTYMIVYRQRLASMLQNSVIIQALLIWITSLLMGGYPAAASLGLSFISIIIMWIFSLSSSVLVAFLLPLICSSPLPYIASPWLVIGLFGAPAFIGALTGQHVGYLILQKYLWHAFSKREQKQSPAIQAELIKLEAERWLFKAGSVQWLLILMVGNFYKIGSSYIAVIWLASPAFAYGFLEATLSPVRSPKPLKIVTLLLGITVPIIITAGIFIRLVGTITGIMVLFDRSPGTTPEWLGNVMVAVFVAAIICLTSVYLLSYVHLSDAKRSIFLAMCALFGLTLSLVVSGIVPPFTEDVARAVNVVHVVETTGQYGGNQTPISYISLFSTTPGKLMKEVEHVKEEGFICGKEKVIDFVTFRVEYGCWSSDETLSGWSKADIPTMHVESDVKGDGRSTQILIDTKVSTRWSLAINTLKIADFKVQGNSDELIPVGNKNGIDGWHIIQFSGGKNAPTKFNLTLFWVKNYAELTHKPDAQRRDQHLLLKLRTDVDRLTPKSERVLTKLPPWCSQFGKSTSPNTLAFLSSLPVDF, encoded by the exons ATGGTAGCAAAATATCCGTCGGGCCAAATCCTTGCACAG GATCTATATCTTTCAGGATTCATAAAATCTGCTACTGATTTCCAAGTGTACAAGGAAGTTGCTGGTCTTTCTGGGCTTGATTTTGCATATTCAGATTCTAGTGCTGTATACCACACAAAG AATGATAAATTAAAGCTTTTGAAGCCTGGCTCCCTTCAGCACCTTGGAGAAAATATGCTTGCCTTTCTGCTTCAGACCGCCACATCATCTCGTTTTCTGTCAGACAAGGCTATTGAAACCAGTGAAGTCATTAGCCAGGACCAGGCTATATATTTTGACATTATG GGGACATACATGATTGTGTATCGTCAACGTCTTGCTAGTATGCTTCAAAATTCAGTCATTATTCAGGCACTTCTAATCTGGATAACGTCATTGCTTATGGGTGGTTATCCTGCTGCTGCATCTCTGGGCTTATCATTTATAAGTATTATCATCATGTGGATATTTTCTCTAAGCTCCTCTGTTCTTGTTGCATTCCTTCTACCTCTCATTTGTTCCTCACCTTTGCCCTATATTGCAAGCCCATGGTTAGTTATTGGCTTGTTTGGGGCACCTGCTTTTATTGGGGCACTAACTGGTCAACATGTGGGTTATCTCATTCTTCAAAAATATCTGTGGCATGCCTTTTCCAAGAGGGAACAGAAGCAATCTCCTGCTATCCAAGCTGAGTTAATCAAGTTGGAGGCTGAAAGGTGGCTCTTTAAGGCTGGCTCTGTTCAGTGGTTACTTATTCTAATGGTGGGAAATTTTTATAAGATTGGATCTTCCTACATAGCTGTCATTTGGCTAGCCTCACCTGCTTTTGCAT ATGGATTTTTAGAAGCAACACTATCTCCAGTCCGATCACCAAAGCCTCTCAAGATTGTAACCCTACTTCTGGGAATTACTGTTCCCATTATAATTACTGCTGGCATATTCATTCGTCTGGTGGGCACAATAACTGGGATTATGGTCCTTTTTGATAG GAGTCCTGGTACCACACCTGAATGGCTGGGCAATGTAATGGTTGCTGTTTTTGTTGCTGCTATTATTTGCCTTACATCAGTATATCTTCTTTCCTATGTTCACCTTTCAG ATGCAAAAAGATCAATCTTTCTTGCAATGTGTGCCCTGTTTGGCCTCACACTCAGTTTAGTTGTGTCTGGAATAGTTCCACCATTCACTGAAGATGTTGCCCGAGCTGTAAAT GTTGTACATGTTGTTGAAACAACAGGACAATATGGGGGGAACCAAACCCCAATTTCATatatttccctattttctacAACTCCTGGGAAATTAATGAAGGAGGTTGAACATGTCAAAGAGGAAGGTTTTATTTGTGGAAAAGAGAAAGTAATTGATTTTGTTACTTTTAGGGTTGAGTATGGTTGCTGGAGTTCTGATGAAACTTTAAGCGGGTGGAGCAAAGCAGACATTCCAACTATGCATGTTGAAAGTGATGTGAAGGGAGATGGAAGGAGCACACAAATTTTAATTGATACAAAAGTTTCTACACGCTGGTCACTGGCAATCAATACACTCAAAATTGCAGATTTTAAGGTTCAAG gaAATTCAGATGAGTTGATTCCAGTAGGGAACAAGAACGGAATTGATGGATGGCACATTATTCAGTTTTCTGGggggaagaatgccccaacaaaGTTTAATCTTACTCTCTTCTGGGTAAAAAATTATGCCGAGTTGACCCACAAGCCAGATGCACAGAGAAGGGACCAGCATCTCCTCTTAAAATTAAGAACAGACGTGGACAGACTGACGCCAAAATCTGAAAGAGTACTAACGAAGCTTCCTCCTTGGTGTTCTCAGTTTGGTAAGTCGACTTCTCCCAACACATTAGCTTTCTTAAGTAGTCTTCCTGTTGATTTCTAG
- the LOC122068074 gene encoding endoplasmic reticulum metallopeptidase 1 isoform X1, with protein sequence MARTSGTSSASRRSGSHETVASSSVDEKIHLNERGESPKRSAFLWLALFVLILNGSWGVHHYQYETLPVPLSSDQAGKRGFSEHEAMEHVKALTELGPHPVGSDALDLALQYVLEAAEKITKVAHWEVDVQVDFFHANSGANRLANGLFKGRTLVYSDLKHVVVRILPKYLPEAEGNAILVSSHIDTVFSTEGAGDCSSCVAVMLELARGVSQWANGFKNAVIFLFNTGEEEGLNGAHSFITQHPWSTTVRLAVDLEAMGIGGLSSIFQSGPDPWAIENFAMVAKYPSGQILAQDLYLSGFIKSATDFQVYKEVAGLSGLDFAYSDSSAVYHTKNDKLKLLKPGSLQHLGENMLAFLLQTATSSRFLSDKAIETSEVISQDQAIYFDIMGTYMIVYRQRLASMLQNSVIIQALLIWITSLLMGGYPAAASLGLSFISIIIMWIFSLSSSVLVAFLLPLICSSPLPYIASPWLVIGLFGAPAFIGALTGQHVGYLILQKYLWHAFSKREQKQSPAIQAELIKLEAERWLFKAGSVQWLLILMVGNFYKIGSSYIAVIWLASPAFAYGFLEATLSPVRSPKPLKIVTLLLGITVPIIITAGIFIRLVGTITGIMVLFDRSPGTTPEWLGNVMVAVFVAAIICLTSVYLLSYVHLSDAKRSIFLAMCALFGLTLSLVVSGIVPPFTEDVARAVNVVHVVETTGQYGGNQTPISYISLFSTTPGKLMKEVEHVKEEGFICGKEKVIDFVTFRVEYGCWSSDETLSGWSKADIPTMHVESDVKGDGRSTQILIDTKVSTRWSLAINTLKIADFKVQGNSDELIPVGNKNGIDGWHIIQFSGGKNAPTKFNLTLFWVKNYAELTHKPDAQRRDQHLLLKLRTDVDRLTPKSERVLTKLPPWCSQFGKSTSPNTLAFLSSLPVDF encoded by the exons ATGGcacgaacatctggcacttcaTCAGCATCCAGACGATCAGGCAGTCATGAAACGGTTGCTTCATCTTCAGTTGATGAGAAAATTCATCTGAATGAACGTGGAGAGAGTCCAAAGAGGTCAGCATTTCTGTGGCTggctttgtttgttttgatcCTCAATGGCTCCTGGGGTGTTCACCATTATCAATATGAGACTCTGCCAGTTCCACTTAGTTCTGATCAGGCAGGCAAAAGGGGTTTCTCAGAACATGAGGCGATGGAGCATGTAAAGGCCTTGACGGAATTGGGTCCTCATCCTGTTGGTtctgatgctcttgatcttgcATTGCAG TATGTTTTGGAAGCAGCTGAAAAGATTACAAAAGTAGCTCACTGGGAGGTTGATGTTCAAGTGGATTTCTTCCATGCAAACTCTGGTGCAAATCGTCTTGCAAATGGGCTATTTAAGGGCAGAACACTTGTTTATTCAGACCTTAAGCATGTAGTCGTGAGAATCCTGCCAAAATATCTACCGGAAGCAGAGGGAAATGCGATTCTGGTTTCTTCTCACATTGATACTGTTTTTTCAAC AGAAGGAGCTGGAGACTGCAGTTCATGTGTGGCTGTTATGTTGGAGCTTGCTCGAGGGGTTTCTCAATGGGCTAACGGGTTTAAGAATGCTGTGATATTTTTGTTCAATACTGGGGAGGAGGAAGGTCTTAATGGTGCTCATAGCTTTATAACACAG CATCCTTGGAGTACTACTGTTCGTTTGGCTGTTGATTTGGAAGCCATGGGTATTGGGGGGCTGTCCAGCATTTTTCAG AGTGGTCCTGATCCCTGGGCTATTGAAAACTTCGCCATGGTAGCAAAATATCCGTCGGGCCAAATCCTTGCACAG GATCTATATCTTTCAGGATTCATAAAATCTGCTACTGATTTCCAAGTGTACAAGGAAGTTGCTGGTCTTTCTGGGCTTGATTTTGCATATTCAGATTCTAGTGCTGTATACCACACAAAG AATGATAAATTAAAGCTTTTGAAGCCTGGCTCCCTTCAGCACCTTGGAGAAAATATGCTTGCCTTTCTGCTTCAGACCGCCACATCATCTCGTTTTCTGTCAGACAAGGCTATTGAAACCAGTGAAGTCATTAGCCAGGACCAGGCTATATATTTTGACATTATG GGGACATACATGATTGTGTATCGTCAACGTCTTGCTAGTATGCTTCAAAATTCAGTCATTATTCAGGCACTTCTAATCTGGATAACGTCATTGCTTATGGGTGGTTATCCTGCTGCTGCATCTCTGGGCTTATCATTTATAAGTATTATCATCATGTGGATATTTTCTCTAAGCTCCTCTGTTCTTGTTGCATTCCTTCTACCTCTCATTTGTTCCTCACCTTTGCCCTATATTGCAAGCCCATGGTTAGTTATTGGCTTGTTTGGGGCACCTGCTTTTATTGGGGCACTAACTGGTCAACATGTGGGTTATCTCATTCTTCAAAAATATCTGTGGCATGCCTTTTCCAAGAGGGAACAGAAGCAATCTCCTGCTATCCAAGCTGAGTTAATCAAGTTGGAGGCTGAAAGGTGGCTCTTTAAGGCTGGCTCTGTTCAGTGGTTACTTATTCTAATGGTGGGAAATTTTTATAAGATTGGATCTTCCTACATAGCTGTCATTTGGCTAGCCTCACCTGCTTTTGCAT ATGGATTTTTAGAAGCAACACTATCTCCAGTCCGATCACCAAAGCCTCTCAAGATTGTAACCCTACTTCTGGGAATTACTGTTCCCATTATAATTACTGCTGGCATATTCATTCGTCTGGTGGGCACAATAACTGGGATTATGGTCCTTTTTGATAG GAGTCCTGGTACCACACCTGAATGGCTGGGCAATGTAATGGTTGCTGTTTTTGTTGCTGCTATTATTTGCCTTACATCAGTATATCTTCTTTCCTATGTTCACCTTTCAG ATGCAAAAAGATCAATCTTTCTTGCAATGTGTGCCCTGTTTGGCCTCACACTCAGTTTAGTTGTGTCTGGAATAGTTCCACCATTCACTGAAGATGTTGCCCGAGCTGTAAAT GTTGTACATGTTGTTGAAACAACAGGACAATATGGGGGGAACCAAACCCCAATTTCATatatttccctattttctacAACTCCTGGGAAATTAATGAAGGAGGTTGAACATGTCAAAGAGGAAGGTTTTATTTGTGGAAAAGAGAAAGTAATTGATTTTGTTACTTTTAGGGTTGAGTATGGTTGCTGGAGTTCTGATGAAACTTTAAGCGGGTGGAGCAAAGCAGACATTCCAACTATGCATGTTGAAAGTGATGTGAAGGGAGATGGAAGGAGCACACAAATTTTAATTGATACAAAAGTTTCTACACGCTGGTCACTGGCAATCAATACACTCAAAATTGCAGATTTTAAGGTTCAAG gaAATTCAGATGAGTTGATTCCAGTAGGGAACAAGAACGGAATTGATGGATGGCACATTATTCAGTTTTCTGGggggaagaatgccccaacaaaGTTTAATCTTACTCTCTTCTGGGTAAAAAATTATGCCGAGTTGACCCACAAGCCAGATGCACAGAGAAGGGACCAGCATCTCCTCTTAAAATTAAGAACAGACGTGGACAGACTGACGCCAAAATCTGAAAGAGTACTAACGAAGCTTCCTCCTTGGTGTTCTCAGTTTGGTAAGTCGACTTCTCCCAACACATTAGCTTTCTTAAGTAGTCTTCCTGTTGATTTCTAG